The Candidozyma auris chromosome 1, complete sequence genome includes a region encoding these proteins:
- the ISA1 gene encoding Fe-binding Fe/S cluster assembly protein ISA1 produces the protein MQTVPSTVKRSPVANFGSLNYQLNQDMVPVKSNSLRGSRWSKHSLTFPSSDSQEQQAPEPQEHHETITIAAPPTPLARKSRTSRFRSAASKTTKEAKETVSQNEEFTKRDINETQATKNAKSPETQTSASTAPLPKVSTEKASEASAKPKKARRQLRPRKALITLSPGAVEHLKALLDQPEPQLIRIGVRNRGCSGLTYHLEYVTEPGKFDELVEQDGVKVLIDSKALFSIVGSEMDWIDDKLSSRFIFKNPNSKGTCGCGESFMV, from the coding sequence ATGCAAACAGTACCCAGCACGGTGAAGAGGCTGCCAGTAGCCAACTTCGGCTCATTGAACTATCAACTCAATCAGGACATGGTGCCAGTGAAGCTGAACTCTTTGAGAGGGTCCCGCTGGTCCAAGCATTCGCTCACATTCCCCTCTTCAGACTCACAAGAACAACAGGCTCCAGAGCCTCAAGAGCATCATGAAACTATCACAATAGCGGCTCCTCCCACTCCACTAGCGAGAAAGTCGAGGACTTCTAGATTTAGATCTGCTGCATCGAAGACGAccaaggaggccaaggagACGGTGTCtcaaaatgaagaattcaCTAAGAGGGACATCAACGAGACTCAAGCCACAAAGAACGCTAAATCACCAGAGACACAAACATCAGCTTCCACTGCTCCCCTTCCGAAGGTAAGCACGGAGAAGGCTTCGGAAGCCAGCGCTAAGCCCAAGAAGGCCAGGAGGCAATTGCGTCCAAGAAAGGCTTTAATCACGTTGTCTCCAGGGGCCGTGGAGCATCTCAAGGCATTACTAGACCAGCCTGAACCTCAACTTATCCGCATTGGTGTCAGAAACAGAGGCTGTTCTGGCTTGACATACCACTTGGAATATGTCACCGAGCCAGGCAAATTTGACGAGTTGGTAGAGCAGGATGGAGTCAAGGTTTTAATTGATTCTAAAGCTCTATTTTCCATTGTTGGTTCTGAGATGGACTGGATTGACGACAAGCTCTCATCTAggttcatcttcaagaacccTAACTCCAAGGGCACATGCGGCTGTGGCGAATCGTTTATGGTATAA
- a CDS encoding aminopeptidase P, with product MSVAQRRISRAECSNCTCSPGLLSRNRRSSTFAKRISIKRFNSQSGSPKGSRKGSVYTIDAASLCVPEIKEVNTSARLEKLRKLMKENDLGVYVIPSEDQHQSEYVAPVDQRRAFISGFSGSAGVAVVTRDVNSFGEVPEGSAALATDGRYFTQATNELDFNWTLLKQGQKDVLSWEKWAVQQAIQLSVDSGKLVKIGVDPKLISFSSFDKITKAIEEETKKKTEAQVELVPVKKNLVDAIWPEFEEVPPVPENIIKVLDEKFAGEGVNAKITKVIDAVKENNCDGIIISALDEVAWLLNLRGSDIQYNPVFYSYVIIDADKESVTLYANNKKFDSPVSSHLEKNNVKVKPYESFWEELSKVSKSFKESKKSFLLDEGSASWDIVRTLNCEHVHVSPTPVENLKAIKNSTELEGAKLAHLKDGRALCKFFAWLEEEVANKVELINEVEADQKLFELRSEEANFVGLSFDTISASGANGAIIHYKPTKEACATIDPSKIYLNDSGAQYLEGTTDTTRCVHFGTPTQEEIDNYTLVLKGNIALGSLKFPEKTPLTDTVARQYLWKQGKDFGHGTSHGIGAFLNVHEGPIGLGPRANSKNLLKPGHLLSNEPGYYEEGEYGIRIENVMFVKPSGYEYNGKKFNEFETVTRVPFCRRLINQNMLTKEEKEWIDDYHKTIWKELSGSFIKNTIEWAWLKRETASLK from the coding sequence ATGTCCGTGgctcaaagaagaatttcCAGAGCAGAGTGCTCCAACTGCACTTGCTCTCCAGGCTTATTATCACGAAACAGGAGATCGTCGACTTTTGCTAAAAGAATTtccatcaaaagattcaaCTCCCAGCTGGGCTCACCAAAGGGCTCCAGAAAGGGTTCCGTCTACACTATCGACGCTGCTTCCTTGTGTGTGCCAGAAATCAAGGAGGTCAACACATCGGCGAGATTGGAGAAACTCagaaagttgatgaaggaaaaTGACTTGGGCGTTTACGTGATTCCCTCGGAAGACCAACACCAGTCGGAGTACGTGGCTCCGGTGGATCAGAGACGTGCGTTTATTTCGGGCTTCTCTGGAAGCGCTGGCGTCGCTGTTGTCACCAGAGACGTAAACAGCTTCGGTGAAGTGCCAGAAGGTTCTGCTGCATTGGCCACCGATGGCAGATACTTTACTCAGGCAACAAACGAGTTAGATTTCAACTGGACGTTGTTGAAGCAAGGCCAGAAGGATGTGCTTTCTTGGGAGAAATGGGCTGTTCAGCAGGCCATCCAGTTGTCTGTAGACTCCGGAAAGCTTGTCAAAATCGGCGTTGACCCTAAATTGATCAGTTTTCTGTCCTTTGACAAGATAACAAAAGccattgaggaagagaccaagaagaagaccgaagcccaagttgaacttgtaccggtcaaaaagaatctcgTGGACGCTATCTGGCCTGAGTTTGAGGAAGTTCCTCCTGTTCCCGAGAATATCATCAAGGTACTTGATGAAAAGTTCGCTGGAGAAGGTGTGAATGCCAAAATTACAAAAGTTATTGACGCTGTTAAAGAAAACAATTGCGACGGTATTATTATCAGCGCTTTAGACGAGGTTGCCTGGCTTTTAAACTTAAGAGGCAGCGACATACAATACAATCCCGTATTCTACAGTTATGTGATCATTGACGCCGACAAGGAAAGTGTTACTTTATATGCAAACAATAAGAAGTTTGATTCCCCCGTTAGTCTGCATTTGGAAAAGAACAATGTGAAAGTTAAACCTTACGAATCCTTTTGGGAGGAGCTAAGCAAGGTTTCCAAGAGTTTCaaagaatcaaagaaatcattTTTGTTAGATGAGGGTAGTGCGTCCTGGGATATCGTTCGTACTCTAAATTGTGAGCATGTGCATGTTTCCCCGACACCTGtggaaaatttgaaagcAATTAAGAATCTGACAGAGTTAGAAGGTGCTAAATTAGCTCATTTAAAGGACGGTAGAGCGTTGTGCAAGTTTTTCGCTTGGCTTGAGGAAGAGGTAGCTAATAAAGTGGAGTTGATTAACGAAGTCGAAGCTGATCAAAAGCTATTTGAACTTAGATCTGAGGAAGCAAATTTCGTTGGTTTGTCTTTTGACACCATCAGTGCATCGGGTGCCAACGGTGCCATTATCCACTACAAGCCTACCAAGGAAGCTTGCGCTACCATAGACCCTTCCAAGATCTACCTTAATGATTCCGGTGCTCAGTATTTGGAGGGTACCACGGACACCACCAGATGTGTGCACTTCGGAACGCCAACGCAAGAGGAGATCGACAATTATACATTAGTGTTGAAGGGCAACATCGCGTTAGGTAGTTTGAAGTTTCCCGAGAAGACTCCGTTGACTGATACTGTCGCCAGACAGTATTTGTGGAAGCAAGGTAAAGATTTTGGCCATGGTACATCTCATGGAATCGGTGCTTTCTTGAATGTGCATGAGGGACCCATTGGTCTCGGACCAAGAGCTAACTCCAagaatcttttgaagccaGGTCACTTGCTATCTAACGAGCCAGGCTACTACGAGGAAGGTGAATATGGAATTCGTATTGAGAACGTCATGTTCGTGAAGCCTAGCGGATACGAATATAATGGTAAAAAGTTCAATGAGTTTGAGACCGTTACCAGAGTACCATTCTGCCGTCGTTTGATTAACCAGAATATGCTCacaaaggaagagaaagaatgGATCGATGATTACCATAAAACCATTTGGAAGGAATTGAGCGGCagtttcatcaagaatACTATCGAATGGGCGTggttgaagagagagacTGCCTCGTTAAAGTAA